The proteins below are encoded in one region of Petrotoga miotherma DSM 10691:
- a CDS encoding anthranilate synthase component II → MILLIDNYDSFTYNIYQTACEFDDVLVYRNDKVTVKDIEMLKPSHIIISPGPGIPKDAGISIEMIKHFKGVIPILGICLGHQCIAEAFNGKVVRAKEIFHGKTSKIYIKEKKDIFQGIDSPFEATRYHSLIVSNEMFPKELKITASTQDGEIMALRHISYQIYGVQFHPESILTTVGPKLIENFVNIKVERGVSYV, encoded by the coding sequence ATGATTCTTTTGATAGACAATTACGACTCATTCACCTACAACATATATCAAACAGCATGTGAGTTCGATGATGTTTTGGTCTATAGAAACGACAAAGTAACTGTAAAAGATATTGAAATGCTCAAGCCTTCTCACATAATAATTTCTCCGGGTCCAGGTATTCCCAAAGATGCTGGGATTTCCATCGAAATGATTAAACACTTCAAAGGAGTAATTCCAATTCTTGGAATCTGTTTAGGCCATCAGTGCATTGCCGAGGCTTTCAATGGAAAGGTTGTCAGAGCAAAAGAGATATTCCATGGAAAGACTTCTAAGATATATATCAAAGAAAAAAAGGATATATTTCAAGGTATAGATAGCCCCTTTGAAGCTACCAGATACCATTCACTTATCGTGTCAAACGAGATGTTCCCGAAAGAATTAAAAATAACCGCCTCTACACAAGACGGAGAGATCATGGCCTTAAGGCACATTAGTTACCAAATATATGGGGTACAATTCCATCCAGAATCTATATTAACAACAGTGGGACCGAAATTGATAGAGAATTTTGTAAATATTAAAGTTGAAAGGGGTGTCAGCTATGTTTAA
- the trpD gene encoding anthranilate phosphoribosyltransferase: MFNYYLQKVVKGENLSLDEMEQAMEMIMEGKVTHSQLSGFLVALHMKGETVEEITASAKVMKEKATPISIESGELMDTCGTGGDAKGTFNISTAVSFILAAAGVVVAKHGNRSVSSKSGSADVLESLGVNISLPPSSIERCLKEINIAFLFAQDFHKATKHAAVPRKELGIRTIFNVLGPLTNPANVKYQLMGIYDPNLVYPIAEVLNNLGVKRAMVVHGSEGIDEFSLSGKNKVAFLNEGKIEKLEISPEDLGLKKCIIQEIQGGSAEENRRIILNIFNGEMGPKRDVVVLNSAAGLYVANKVNSLEKGISYAQEIIDSGKAMKKLEEMVEFTNFLSLQAKTS, from the coding sequence ATGTTTAATTACTATCTTCAAAAAGTTGTAAAAGGTGAAAATTTGAGCTTGGACGAGATGGAACAGGCGATGGAGATGATTATGGAAGGTAAAGTAACTCACAGTCAACTTTCTGGTTTTTTAGTTGCTCTGCATATGAAAGGAGAAACGGTGGAAGAAATCACAGCAAGTGCAAAAGTTATGAAAGAAAAAGCAACACCAATAAGTATTGAAAGCGGCGAACTTATGGATACATGTGGAACAGGTGGAGATGCTAAGGGAACCTTCAACATTTCTACCGCTGTATCCTTTATCTTGGCAGCAGCTGGGGTGGTTGTTGCAAAACACGGTAACAGATCTGTATCAAGTAAAAGTGGGAGTGCTGATGTTTTAGAATCTCTTGGAGTCAATATATCATTACCCCCTTCTTCAATTGAAAGATGTTTGAAAGAGATAAATATAGCCTTTCTTTTTGCTCAAGATTTTCATAAAGCTACTAAACATGCTGCTGTACCAAGAAAAGAATTAGGAATAAGAACCATTTTTAACGTATTAGGACCCTTAACGAATCCTGCAAATGTAAAATATCAATTAATGGGTATATACGATCCAAACTTGGTTTACCCCATAGCAGAGGTTTTGAATAACTTGGGAGTTAAAAGAGCGATGGTTGTTCATGGTTCGGAAGGCATAGATGAATTTTCTCTGTCAGGAAAGAATAAAGTGGCGTTTTTAAATGAAGGTAAGATAGAAAAGTTAGAAATATCCCCGGAAGATTTAGGGCTGAAAAAATGCATCATACAAGAGATCCAAGGCGGAAGCGCAGAAGAAAATAGAAGAATAATATTAAACATATTTAACGGTGAAATGGGTCCCAAAAGGGATGTGGTCGTTTTGAATTCGGCAGCCGGGTTATATGTGGCAAACAAAGTCAACAGTTTAGAAAAAGGCATTAGTTATGCACAAGAGATAATTGATAGTGGAAAAGCGATGAAAAAATTGGAAGAGATGGTAGAGTTTACTAACTTTCTATCTTTACAAGCAAAAACTTCCTAG